One window of Stenotrophomonas indicatrix genomic DNA carries:
- a CDS encoding GNAT family N-acetyltransferase yields the protein MSQGNELAYEQFKNIDLSDSFFDSLKADYAEFPTWFQKKAEDRAYIFKRDQGGIDGFLYLKIEEGALNDVSPPLPPARRIKVGTFKLNAIGTKLGERFLKKVFDHAIHHDIALIYVTVFEKHEALLRLFERHGFIRIARKKSKNGEELVLQKDFKAPYVNPVASYPSIPMGRNRCYLISLYPEWHTRLLPDSILRTESQDLVQDVSHTNSIHKVYLAAMKGTESLRPNDVIVIYRPAPKGGRPWFESVATTIGVVEESRHIDSFQSAEDFKAYCSPYSIFTIKELDEFWKYKRYPNIFKFTYNVALKKRPNRARLVEDVGLAKDAYWGFMPLSFDQLHHIAQLGEIDESLIVNQA from the coding sequence ATGTCTCAAGGCAACGAGCTAGCGTACGAGCAGTTCAAGAATATAGATCTATCGGACTCGTTCTTTGACAGCCTTAAGGCTGACTACGCAGAGTTCCCCACTTGGTTCCAAAAAAAGGCCGAGGATCGCGCATACATATTTAAGCGTGATCAGGGAGGGATTGACGGATTTCTGTATCTAAAGATTGAAGAAGGCGCTCTCAACGACGTGTCGCCACCGCTGCCACCCGCGCGACGCATAAAGGTGGGCACTTTTAAGCTAAATGCGATAGGCACAAAGCTGGGAGAGCGCTTTCTGAAGAAGGTGTTTGACCATGCAATCCATCACGACATCGCATTGATTTATGTCACAGTCTTCGAGAAGCACGAGGCGCTACTTCGACTCTTCGAACGCCACGGCTTCATCCGCATTGCCCGGAAGAAGTCTAAAAACGGCGAAGAGCTAGTACTCCAGAAGGATTTCAAGGCACCTTATGTAAACCCAGTGGCGAGCTATCCGAGCATTCCAATGGGCAGAAATCGCTGCTACTTGATATCTCTCTATCCCGAGTGGCACACGAGGCTGCTGCCCGACTCGATCTTACGAACCGAGAGTCAAGATTTGGTGCAAGACGTATCTCATACAAACAGCATCCACAAAGTCTATTTGGCGGCAATGAAAGGGACGGAGAGCCTAAGGCCAAATGACGTTATTGTAATCTACAGGCCCGCCCCCAAAGGTGGACGACCTTGGTTCGAGTCCGTTGCGACGACCATAGGAGTAGTGGAAGAGTCGCGCCACATTGATAGCTTCCAGTCCGCAGAAGACTTCAAAGCGTACTGTAGCCCCTATAGCATTTTTACGATCAAAGAGCTGGACGAGTTTTGGAAGTACAAGAGGTACCCGAACATCTTCAAGTTCACCTACAATGTCGCCCTGAAGAAGCGGCCAAACCGTGCTCGCCTTGTCGAAGATGTAGGACTTGCAAAGGATGCTTACTGGGGGTTCATGCCCCTCAGCTTCGACCAGCTACATCACATTGCCCAACTAGGCGAAATCGATGAAAGTCTTATTGTCAATCAAGCCTGA
- the queC gene encoding 7-cyano-7-deazaguanine synthase QueC — protein sequence MKKAVVLLSGGMDSAAVIAMAQEQGFAVHALSVRYGQRHTSELDAAARVAKAQGVIVHKTVDVDLRSIGGSALTDDIDVPEAGGEGIPVTYVPARNTIMLSLALGWAEVLGANDIFCGVNAVDYSGYPDCRPEFIAAFQALANLATKSGVEGAGITVHAPLQFLSKGQIVSEGVRLGVDFGLTVSCYNADANGAACGHCDACRLRAQGFTEAGVADPTLYA from the coding sequence ATGAAGAAGGCAGTCGTGCTTCTCTCCGGCGGCATGGATTCAGCCGCCGTCATCGCCATGGCCCAGGAACAGGGCTTCGCCGTGCATGCCCTGAGCGTGCGCTACGGCCAGCGCCACACCTCCGAACTGGATGCGGCCGCGCGCGTGGCCAAGGCCCAGGGCGTGATCGTGCACAAGACCGTGGACGTGGACCTGCGCAGCATCGGCGGCTCGGCGCTGACCGACGACATCGACGTGCCCGAGGCGGGCGGCGAGGGCATCCCGGTCACCTACGTGCCGGCGCGCAACACCATCATGCTGTCGCTGGCGCTGGGCTGGGCCGAAGTGCTCGGTGCCAACGACATCTTCTGCGGCGTCAACGCCGTGGACTACTCCGGTTACCCCGATTGCCGCCCCGAGTTCATCGCCGCTTTCCAGGCGCTGGCCAACCTGGCGACCAAGTCGGGCGTGGAAGGCGCGGGCATCACCGTGCATGCGCCGCTGCAGTTCCTCAGCAAGGGCCAGATCGTCAGCGAAGGCGTGCGCCTGGGCGTGGACTTCGGCCTGACCGTGTCCTGCTACAACGCCGATGCCAACGGCGCGGCCTGTGGCCACTGCGATGCCTGCCGTCTGCGCGCGCAGGGCTTCACCGAAGCCGGTGTGGCCGACCCGACGCTGTACGCCTGA
- the queE gene encoding 7-carboxy-7-deazaguanine synthase QueE produces the protein MTAVTPSNAVATPSEIVQSPLPRLKITEIFTSLQGEADTAGWPTVFVRLTGCPLRCQYCDTAYAFHGGTWWDIDDIVAHVQAQGVRHVCVTGGEPLAQKRCLVLLQKLCDAGLDVSLETSGALDVSAVDPRVSRVVDIKTPGSAEVARNRLENLPLLTMRDQIKFVICNREDYDWAKAMVVEHQLVQRTMVFFSPSKGEITARQLADWIVEDRLPVRFQMQLHKILWNDEPGR, from the coding sequence ATGACCGCCGTCACTCCGTCCAACGCCGTTGCCACGCCCAGCGAGATCGTGCAATCACCCTTGCCGCGCCTGAAGATCACCGAGATCTTCACCTCGTTGCAGGGCGAAGCCGATACCGCTGGTTGGCCGACCGTGTTCGTGCGCCTGACCGGTTGCCCGCTGCGCTGCCAGTACTGCGACACCGCTTACGCCTTCCACGGCGGCACCTGGTGGGACATCGACGACATCGTGGCTCATGTGCAGGCGCAGGGCGTGCGCCACGTCTGCGTGACCGGCGGCGAGCCGCTGGCACAGAAGCGCTGCCTGGTGCTGCTGCAGAAGCTGTGCGATGCCGGCCTCGACGTGTCGCTGGAAACGTCCGGTGCGCTGGACGTCAGCGCGGTCGATCCGCGTGTATCGCGCGTGGTCGACATCAAGACCCCCGGCTCGGCCGAGGTCGCGCGCAATCGGCTGGAGAACCTGCCGCTGCTGACCATGCGCGACCAGATCAAGTTCGTGATCTGCAACCGCGAGGACTACGACTGGGCCAAGGCGATGGTCGTCGAGCACCAGCTGGTGCAGCGCACGATGGTGTTCTTCTCGCCCAGCAAGGGCGAGATCACTGCCCGCCAGCTGGCGGACTGGATCGTGGAAGACCGGCTGCCGGTGCGCTTCCAGATGCAGTTGCATAAGATTCTCTGGAATGACGAACCGGGCCGCTGA
- a CDS encoding CPBP family glutamic-type intramembrane protease yields the protein MQMTARDSIPTGMRLLLVLLGVGLGLNVRDISAALGAPIPALPMPYGGSLLDNALAVLVALLLATLLRPRGVGVLASLGLRRNGMGGPLWVLLASLLCWLGLALLGTPNTALTALDATMLAMLFPLAEEVLFRGLGFVLFVKIVRGPWPLLALPQALLFGLVHWLGFGGVDGGGTALFVGAVIAFGGFIFAWLDHLDGNTLWCGLALHISMNLAWNVFSLDDAVALGWRATGLRIGTALLAVAALAWHVRRQRNNAL from the coding sequence ATGCAGATGACTGCCCGCGACTCGATTCCCACCGGCATGCGCCTGTTGCTGGTTCTGCTCGGCGTTGGCCTCGGCCTGAACGTGCGTGACATCAGTGCCGCGCTGGGAGCTCCGATTCCCGCCCTGCCCATGCCCTACGGTGGCAGCCTGCTGGACAACGCGCTGGCGGTGCTGGTCGCACTGCTGCTGGCCACGCTGCTGCGCCCCCGCGGTGTGGGCGTGCTGGCCAGCCTCGGCCTGCGCAGAAACGGCATGGGTGGCCCGTTGTGGGTGCTGCTGGCCAGCCTGCTGTGCTGGCTGGGGCTGGCCCTGCTGGGAACGCCCAACACGGCGCTGACGGCGCTGGATGCCACGATGCTGGCGATGCTGTTCCCGCTGGCCGAGGAAGTGCTGTTCCGCGGCCTCGGCTTCGTGCTGTTTGTGAAGATCGTGCGCGGCCCGTGGCCCCTGCTTGCGCTACCGCAGGCGCTGCTGTTCGGCTTGGTGCATTGGCTCGGCTTCGGCGGCGTCGACGGCGGCGGCACCGCCCTGTTCGTCGGCGCGGTGATCGCCTTCGGTGGCTTCATCTTCGCCTGGCTGGACCATCTGGATGGCAACACCCTGTGGTGCGGTCTGGCCCTGCACATATCGATGAACCTGGCCTGGAATGTGTTCAGCCTCGATGACGCAGTTGCATTGGGCTGGCGGGCCACCGGCCTGCGCATCGGCACTGCACTGCTGGCGGTGGCAGCGCTGGCCTGGCATGTGCGCCGCCAACGCAACAACGCCCTGTAA
- a CDS encoding IS3 family transposase (programmed frameshift) yields MKSTIRRSQRDYSLAFKLSVVDQVERGELTYKKAQERYGIQGRSTVLSWLRRHGRQDWSAGASLPPMSTVPKAGAAKPLTPEQQIKALQVQLREANEKAQLFEAIVDVLKEDYGVKIGKKAFRQVLTQGRLKGVSVARACRHFGISRQAFYQAGHRHQRRDAADATALSLVSDCRARQPRVGTRKLHHLIEPKLQAAGIALGRDRLFDVLREARLLVPQRRAYHKTTDSHHRFRKHPNLLKSGEGCIVPSGCEQVWVADITYLPTDGKFVYLSLVTDAWSRKIVGWSVNETLQTEHTAQALEMALKTRKTRQRLIHHSDRGIQYCSDNYQKIHAKHGLTCSMTEGYDCYQNALAERINGILKCEFLLRRPRDLGQARQMVAEAVEIYNAERPHLSLKMQTPDAMHRASLAA; encoded by the exons ATGAAATCAACAATCAGGCGCAGCCAACGGGATTACTCGCTGGCCTTCAAGTTGTCGGTGGTAGACCAGGTCGAGCGCGGGGAGCTGACCTACAAAAAGGCCCAGGAGCGTTATGGGATCCAAGGGCGCAGCACGGTGCTTTCCTGGCTTCGTCGGCATGGTCGGCAGGATTGGTCAGCTGGGGCATCATTGCCTCCCATGAGCACTGTCCCCAAAGCCGGGGCGGCCAAGCCGCTGACGCCGGAACAACAGATCAAGGCCCTGCAGGTCCAGTTGCGGGAGGCAAACGAGAAGGCGCAGTTGTTCGAGGCCATCGTGGATGTCCTCAAAGAGGATTACGGGGTAAAAATCG GTAAAAAAGCCTTCCGGCAAGTCCTCACGCAAGGGCGCCTCAAAGGCGTAAGCGTGGCAAGGGCTTGCCGCCATTTCGGCATCAGTCGGCAGGCGTTCTATCAGGCCGGTCACCGCCATCAGCGGCGAGACGCTGCTGATGCTACGGCACTGTCGCTGGTGAGCGACTGCCGCGCGCGCCAGCCTCGGGTCGGTACGCGCAAGCTGCACCATCTGATTGAGCCGAAGCTGCAGGCGGCGGGGATCGCTCTGGGGCGCGATCGTTTATTTGACGTGCTCCGAGAAGCGCGCTTGCTGGTGCCGCAGCGCCGCGCGTATCACAAGACGACCGATAGCCATCATCGCTTCCGCAAGCATCCCAATCTGCTCAAATCCGGTGAAGGATGCATCGTTCCCAGTGGCTGCGAACAGGTGTGGGTGGCTGACATCACCTATCTACCAACAGATGGGAAGTTCGTTTACCTGAGCCTTGTTACCGATGCGTGGTCACGCAAGATCGTAGGCTGGAGCGTGAATGAGACGCTGCAGACCGAACATACCGCGCAGGCATTGGAGATGGCCCTGAAAACCCGGAAAACGAGGCAACGGCTGATCCACCATTCGGATCGGGGCATCCAGTACTGCTCGGACAACTATCAGAAGATCCATGCCAAGCACGGCCTGACCTGCTCCATGACCGAGGGCTACGATTGCTATCAGAACGCTCTGGCAGAGCGGATCAACGGGATCCTCAAATGCGAGTTTCTGCTCCGTCGCCCACGGGACCTGGGACAGGCTCGGCAGATGGTGGCTGAGGCAGTGGAGATCTACAACGCCGAGCGCCCCCACCTGTCCCTTAAAATGCAGACGCCCGATGCGATGCACCGGGCGTCCTTGGCCGCCTGA
- a CDS encoding alpha/beta hydrolase, whose product MQRVRGWSVAVCLAVSGCAMSVAPPAAQGEAKESAATAVPGVVLPDTEAQRVHDPVGRDYPIWVALPADYAAHPEKRYPVLYVTDALYSFPLVRSVRNLVGQQGVNIEDFILVGLPPQEGLTSKQSRSRDYTPSNPVRTPAGYYSDDVTYGGAAHYRDFVAAQVLPMIDARYRTDPARRVFAGHSYGALFGTYVLTTQPDMFSTYILSSPSLWFDQGLLPRMQDAAVIPAQPTRVLLSVGGYETVKEGPRYSTGNDMLRQAADFTAQLQRSGRKLQVENIVIDGEDHLTVYPRVITRALLQVLPGEGPYTGG is encoded by the coding sequence ATGCAGCGTGTGCGTGGATGGAGTGTGGCGGTCTGCCTGGCCGTAAGTGGTTGTGCGATGTCGGTGGCGCCGCCGGCCGCGCAGGGTGAAGCGAAGGAGAGCGCGGCCACCGCTGTGCCGGGCGTGGTGCTGCCGGATACCGAAGCGCAGCGCGTGCACGATCCTGTTGGTCGTGATTATCCGATCTGGGTGGCGCTGCCGGCCGACTATGCCGCGCATCCTGAAAAACGCTACCCGGTGCTGTACGTGACCGATGCGCTGTACAGCTTTCCGTTGGTGCGCAGTGTGCGCAACCTGGTGGGGCAGCAGGGCGTCAACATCGAGGATTTCATCCTGGTCGGGTTGCCGCCGCAGGAGGGCCTGACGTCCAAGCAGAGCCGCTCGCGCGATTACACACCCAGCAACCCGGTGCGTACGCCAGCGGGCTACTACAGCGATGATGTTACCTACGGTGGTGCCGCGCACTATCGCGACTTTGTGGCTGCGCAGGTGTTGCCGATGATCGATGCGCGCTACCGCACCGATCCCGCCCGGCGCGTGTTCGCGGGGCATTCCTATGGCGCGCTGTTTGGTACTTACGTGCTGACGACCCAGCCGGACATGTTCAGCACCTACATCCTGTCCAGCCCGTCGCTGTGGTTCGACCAAGGCCTGCTGCCGCGCATGCAGGACGCCGCCGTCATCCCGGCGCAGCCGACCCGCGTGCTGTTGTCGGTGGGCGGCTACGAGACGGTCAAGGAAGGGCCGCGCTACTCCACCGGCAACGACATGCTACGGCAGGCCGCCGACTTTACTGCCCAGCTGCAGCGCAGTGGCCGCAAGCTGCAGGTGGAGAACATCGTGATTGATGGCGAAGACCATCTCACTGTGTATCCGCGGGTGATCACCCGTGCGCTGCTGCAGGTGCTTCCGGGCGAAGGACCGTATACCGGCGGTTGA
- a CDS encoding DUF2268 domain-containing putative Zn-dependent protease (predicted Zn-dependent protease with a strongly conserved HExxH motif): protein MRLPLPLMLALLLPFAASAAAPTQVRTDDIDRFWATYDAVLAQPDAAQRVALIQQRYIDPGSPGLHALMKVRNYTAAEYADAMLAWPRFWSSVRPLTANARQASATLERDLAAFRRLYPALRPASITYAVGVLRTGGTTLGNQVLIGAEMALGDASVDVSELPEPLRSRLRVFYDSNPGANNAQNNLHEYVHTQQRETTGSLAQYAVREGVAEYVAERISGRRPALPLYIYGPLHESEIRTRFITEMDGDDLDNWLYNSARNAFGVSDLGYYAGYRIAQEYMRRQPDEQAAIARMIELDYEDPAAVRGFIEASGWLQQR from the coding sequence ATGCGCCTGCCACTGCCGCTGATGCTCGCCCTGCTGCTGCCGTTCGCCGCCTCTGCCGCAGCGCCCACACAGGTGCGGACCGACGATATCGACCGCTTCTGGGCTACCTACGATGCGGTGCTTGCCCAGCCCGATGCCGCGCAGCGGGTGGCCCTGATCCAGCAGCGCTACATCGATCCAGGCAGTCCCGGCCTGCATGCGCTGATGAAGGTGCGCAACTACACCGCCGCCGAGTACGCCGACGCCATGCTCGCCTGGCCGCGCTTCTGGTCTTCGGTGCGGCCGCTGACCGCCAACGCACGGCAGGCCAGCGCCACGCTGGAGCGGGATCTGGCGGCGTTCCGCAGGCTCTACCCCGCCCTGCGCCCGGCCAGCATCACCTATGCGGTGGGCGTGCTGCGCACGGGCGGCACCACGCTGGGTAACCAGGTGCTGATCGGCGCGGAGATGGCACTGGGCGATGCAAGCGTGGATGTCAGCGAACTGCCGGAGCCGTTGCGCAGTCGCCTGCGGGTCTTCTACGACAGCAATCCCGGTGCGAACAACGCACAGAACAACCTGCATGAGTACGTGCACACCCAGCAGCGCGAGACCACTGGTTCGCTCGCGCAGTACGCGGTGCGCGAGGGCGTGGCCGAGTACGTGGCCGAGCGGATCAGCGGCCGTCGACCGGCGCTGCCACTGTACATCTATGGGCCGTTACATGAATCGGAGATCCGCACTCGCTTCATCACCGAGATGGACGGCGATGACCTGGACAACTGGCTGTACAACAGCGCCCGCAATGCGTTCGGGGTGAGCGATCTGGGCTACTACGCGGGGTATCGCATCGCGCAGGAGTACATGCGCCGGCAGCCGGATGAGCAGGCGGCGATCGCACGGATGATCGAGCTGGATTACGAGGATCCTGCAGCGGTACGGGGGTTTATCGAGGCGTCGGGGTGGCTGCAGCAGCGGTAA
- a CDS encoding alpha/beta hydrolase: protein MRLIVLSLLLSAVSAAPLMAAEPAAQPAAASPLAIGETFTIESKALGETRRINVYRPQPWGLDPKTPLPVIYMPDGGIGEDFLHVAGLVQVLTGNGSMRPFLLVGIENTEPRRDMTGPTNVAEDRKIAPRIGGSAAYRDFLRDELMPQVRQRYPTTDERALIGESLAGLFVVETLLQEPTLFNSYIALDPSLWWNRGALLSGAGKQLPSVARSGARLFLASSGQPELAASSARLAAVLQQASPATLVKYQPLPEETHATIYHPAALQALRTLFPAPPPASP, encoded by the coding sequence ATGCGTTTGATCGTGCTGTCGCTGTTGTTGTCCGCTGTCTCCGCCGCGCCGCTGATGGCCGCCGAACCGGCAGCGCAGCCGGCGGCCGCTTCGCCACTGGCTATCGGCGAAACCTTCACCATCGAATCCAAGGCACTGGGCGAAACCCGTCGCATCAACGTCTATCGCCCGCAGCCGTGGGGGCTGGATCCGAAGACGCCGCTGCCGGTGATCTACATGCCGGACGGCGGCATCGGCGAGGACTTCCTGCACGTGGCAGGGCTGGTGCAGGTACTGACCGGCAATGGCAGCATGCGCCCGTTCCTGCTGGTCGGCATCGAAAACACCGAGCCCCGCCGCGATATGACCGGCCCCACCAACGTGGCGGAGGATCGCAAGATCGCGCCACGTATTGGTGGCTCGGCGGCATATCGCGATTTCCTGCGCGATGAACTGATGCCGCAGGTGCGCCAGCGCTACCCGACCACCGACGAGCGCGCGCTGATCGGCGAATCGTTGGCGGGCCTGTTCGTGGTCGAGACGCTGCTGCAGGAGCCAACCTTGTTCAACAGCTATATCGCGCTGGACCCCAGCCTGTGGTGGAACCGCGGCGCTTTGCTGTCTGGCGCAGGCAAGCAGTTGCCGTCAGTTGCCCGCAGCGGTGCGCGGCTGTTCCTGGCCAGCAGTGGCCAGCCGGAACTGGCCGCGTCGAGCGCACGCTTGGCGGCGGTGTTGCAGCAGGCATCACCGGCAACGCTGGTGAAGTACCAGCCGCTGCCGGAAGAGACCCACGCAACGATCTACCACCCAGCGGCGCTGCAGGCGCTACGCACGCTGTTCCCGGCGCCGCCGCCGGCTTCGCCTTGA
- the ybgF gene encoding tol-pal system protein YbgF, which produces MRLGIKLMLVVAAALVAAAPAHAQRQSLADRVGSLEQQMYNNSANQDLLNQINQLRQQVTSLQASIEQLQHDNAQLKQSAQDQYLDLDSRLNRLEGGSAAPALPAVPASAPKAPAAPAKPAAAATSERPPSVHGDPGSLAVTGDERTSYNVAFDALKAGKYDDSAQLFLSFLELYPNGVYAPNALYWLGESYYATRNFPMAESQFRELLSRYPTHDKAAGGLLKVGLSQYGEGKVDQAQQTLETVVAQYPGSDAARTAQDRLQSIRLGNQIR; this is translated from the coding sequence ATGCGCCTTGGCATCAAACTGATGCTGGTCGTTGCGGCAGCCCTCGTGGCTGCCGCACCGGCGCATGCACAACGTCAGAGTCTGGCCGACCGCGTCGGTTCGCTCGAGCAGCAGATGTACAACAACAGTGCCAACCAGGACCTGTTGAACCAGATCAATCAGCTGCGGCAGCAGGTCACCAGCCTGCAGGCCTCGATCGAGCAACTCCAGCACGACAACGCCCAGCTCAAGCAGTCCGCCCAGGACCAGTACCTGGATCTGGACAGCCGCCTGAACCGGTTGGAAGGGGGCTCTGCCGCCCCGGCCCTGCCTGCTGTTCCGGCGAGCGCACCGAAGGCTCCTGCAGCCCCGGCAAAACCCGCAGCGGCGGCCACTTCCGAGCGGCCGCCTTCCGTCCATGGTGACCCGGGCAGCCTGGCCGTCACCGGTGACGAGCGTACGTCCTACAACGTGGCCTTCGATGCGTTGAAGGCAGGCAAGTACGATGATTCGGCGCAGCTGTTCCTGAGTTTCCTGGAGCTGTACCCGAACGGCGTCTACGCCCCCAATGCGCTGTACTGGCTGGGCGAGAGCTATTACGCCACCCGCAATTTCCCGATGGCCGAGTCCCAGTTCCGCGAACTGCTCTCGCGCTATCCCACCCACGACAAGGCCGCAGGTGGCCTGCTCAAGGTCGGCCTCTCGCAGTATGGCGAGGGTAAGGTCGACCAGGCCCAGCAGACGCTGGAGACCGTCGTGGCGCAATACCCGGGCTCGGATGCCGCGCGAACCGCGCAGGACCGCCTGCAATCGATCCGCCTCGGCAATCAGATCCGCTGA
- a CDS encoding response regulator, with product MLLSKRHVEPRVLLIEDAEETRELSRMALESQACHVVGVSSAEAALGLLAAGERFDLLFTDVNLGLISGIEAANRVRSLYPELPILVTSGMDQHAVLPQLQDGIHFLPKPYNMSELLDAIRLCFRHADVGVLTGADAQAA from the coding sequence ATGCTGCTGTCCAAGCGCCACGTTGAACCACGCGTCCTGCTGATCGAAGACGCCGAGGAAACCCGTGAACTGAGCCGGATGGCGCTGGAGAGCCAGGCCTGCCACGTGGTGGGCGTGAGCTCTGCCGAAGCGGCACTGGGCCTGCTGGCGGCCGGTGAACGTTTCGATCTGTTGTTCACCGACGTCAACCTGGGCCTGATCAGCGGCATTGAAGCGGCCAACCGCGTGCGCAGCCTGTATCCCGAGCTGCCGATCCTGGTGACCTCGGGCATGGACCAGCACGCTGTGCTGCCGCAGCTGCAGGACGGCATCCACTTCCTGCCCAAGCCCTACAACATGAGCGAGCTGCTGGATGCGATCCGGCTGTGCTTCCGGCATGCGGATGTCGGCGTGTTGACCGGGGCGGATGCACAGGCAGCGTGA
- a CDS encoding ASCH domain-containing protein: MKVLLSIKPEYAEKILDGRKRFEFRKALPKAQGITTVVIYATMPVGKIIGEFEVDRCISHKPKDLWAMTHEFSGITKSFFNSYFKGRTTAHAFKVKSARRYDSPLSLTEVIGTTSAPQSFRYLS, from the coding sequence ATGAAAGTCTTATTGTCAATCAAGCCTGAATATGCCGAGAAAATTCTCGACGGTCGTAAGCGGTTCGAGTTCCGCAAGGCACTGCCGAAAGCTCAAGGCATTACGACGGTTGTGATCTACGCGACTATGCCGGTCGGAAAAATCATCGGCGAGTTCGAGGTCGACCGATGCATCTCCCATAAGCCGAAAGACTTGTGGGCCATGACACATGAATTCTCCGGCATTACAAAGTCGTTCTTTAATTCTTACTTCAAGGGTCGAACAACGGCACACGCGTTCAAAGTGAAGTCAGCTAGACGTTACGACTCCCCTCTCAGCTTGACCGAGGTCATCGGCACGACCTCGGCTCCTCAGTCTTTCCGATATCTATCGTGA